The Gammaproteobacteria bacterium genome includes the window GATGATGTCCACCACCATCGGCAGGCTCTCGCGTATCGGCAGGCCCATGAAATCAATCAGGCTCATCGGTGCCGCACCGGTGCCGCCGTCCGCGCTATCGACGGTAATAAAGTCGGGTGCCGAGTCGCGGCCGCGCAGGTGAATTTCCTCGCACATCTCCTCGAGCCAGCCATAAGCGCCGATCACTGCCTTGAAGCCGACCGGTTTTCCGGTGACGCGGCGGATTCGGGCAATCATGTCGAGCAGGTCTGCAGTGCTGTCAATTTCAACATGGCGATTCGGACTGATCGAGTCCTCGCCAACCGGTATGCCGCGGATGGCGGCGATCGTCTTATTAACTTTCTCGCCGGGCAGTATTCCGCCTTTGCCCGGTTTCGCGCCCTGGCTCAGCTTGAGTTCGATCATCCTGACCTGCTCATGGGCAGCGGCCTCGCGCAGCTTGTCATCAGACAGGTTGCCGTCTGCATCGCGTACCCCGTACTTGGCCGTGCCGATCTGGAACACGACATCGCAGCCGGATTCCAGGTGCACAGGAGCCAGGCCGCCCTCGCCGGTGTTAAGCCAGATGCCGGCTTTGTTTGCGCCGTGCGACAGGGCGCGCACGGCTGGCGTGGACAAGGCACCGTAGCTCATGGCTGAAATATTAAAAAAGGACGGAGCGTCGTAAGGGTGTTTGCAGTTCGCGCCGATCACCATGCTGGCCGGGCTGGCGGCATCCTTGTCCAGCGTTGGGTAGGGACAGTTGACGAACATGATAGACCCGAGCGGCTTCATGTCGCGGGTTGAGCCAAACGCAACGGTGTTGTCCACGTTCTTGGCGGCACGGTAGACCCATGAGCGCTCCGCGCGATTGAACGGCATTTCCTCGCGATCGAGGGCAAAGAAATACTGGCGGAAAAATTCGCCGAGGTGTTCGAACCAGTAACGGAACCTGCCGATGACCGGAAAGTTGCGCCGGATTGCGTGCTTTTTCTGCGTCCGGTCGATCACATACATCACGATGATCGCCAGCAATGCCACGCCGACAACCAGAATAAACAGTCCGGCCATAATTTGTAGTGTCCGGAACACAAATCCCATCGGCTCCATCAAATGCTCTCCTTGTCGTTTGCCAGCTCTGGTGCGTCAGCAACGCTGGTTTTATTCGCGCCGGCTGCGCGACAGCAGGTGGTCGAGGCTGATTCTGCCGGCACCCGTGAACAGCAGTGCCAGCAACATTACGAGGTAGGTAACGGCCCACTCGACGCCACTGTTTGACACCACGAAACTGCCTTTTTCGGTAAGCCACTCGTAGTTGGCGTTGTCCCGCAGGATATCTTTGGCCCGGTCCAGTCGCTTCGATGCTTCGCCGGCATCATCCGCCTCGATCCCGAATGTGTACTTGCTGGCATAAGGGCTCTGTGCGTCATGCACGGCCTGCCAGCCGTTTTCCAGGTGGACTGTCCCCATAGCGACGATCATCGTGGCGATAAGCGGGATACTTATCCAGCGGGTCGCCAGGCCCAGTAACAGCAGCACCCCGCCGGCCACTTCGGTGGCGGTAGCGAGGAAAGCCATCAGCCCCGGGAATGGCAGGCCCAGGCCCCAGTCATCGTTACCAAACCAGTTGACGACATTTTCGAAGCCACCGACCTTGTTCATGCCGGCAACCCAGAACACCGGTGCAAGGTACAGTCGCAGCGCCAGCGGACCCAGCCAGTCAAACCTGTTGAGCCAGTCAACCACGGTGTCGTTCAGACGGTGCATGCCTGCGGCAATACCCATAGTGCTCTCCCAGCTGAAAATTCAGGACTTCACGGTGCCCAGGATGACGTCGTGCCGGTGCAGGCGCTCGAGGATGTCGCGACCTGCATCGATAATAGCGGTGGCATCCTCATGACCAATTTCACCGGCGATCTGGCTGAGCAGCTCGCACCCGGTGCGTGCTTCCTGGCGTTCGATGAGCTCGATCAGGCGCGCAGTGACAGCATTGATTTCGAGAAAACCAATCTTGTCACCCTGGTCGCGGTAGACCACCAGGAAAGTTGCGTCCTCGCCGGGCTCGTCGGGCATGAAATCCGGGCTGATGCGGTGTACCGGGTAGGTATAAGCCAGCGACCAGCTGGTTGGTGAAATTACCGGAACGCCCTCGATCAGGTCGCCACGCGGGTCGACGGCTTCCATGTCCGGTTCCACTTCCAGAATCGCAACGGCAAGCTCGGACCATTCGTAATGCGCCAGCTCCAGCATGAAGGCCGGCTCGTCATCGGCCAGCTCATGCTCTTCCTGCAGGTAAGTAATAAACTCCTGAGGCATTTCCAGGAAAAGCGGCGTATGTGATTGATGTTTCGCAAAATACTTGCGGAGCAACCGGTGCCAATGGCTGTCACTGAGGACCTTGCGCAGGATCGGGAAGGTACCCGCAAGCAGGCTCTGGACATTGTTGTAGAACAGCTCGCGATAAATCGCCAGCCGCCGGTCCTCGATACCCGCTGGCGCCGGGTTGCCCTGCGGGTCACGGATGTGGGCGGCAAATTCGTATTGCAGCTGCTGAAACTGTGGTTTATCCGACATCGATAGTTGCTTCCGGCGTGGTTTCTTTCACGCGCTGTTTTTCCTGCAGGTCGCGAATGATGTCGACTTCCTGCATCAACTCAGGCAGCGGTGGAATGTTGAAATCGCGCTCCAGCAGGGTGGGTATCACGCCGAATTCATCGTAGGCGGCGGCCAGCAGCGACCAGACCGGGTCGCATACGTCTGACCCGTGAGTGTCGACGCGCAGGTCCTCGGCTTCGACGAAATGCCCGGCGACGTGCAGGTACATGATGCGATCTGCGGGCATGGCGCGCAGGAACTCCTCCGCATCGTAACCATGATTGATGCTGTTGACGTAGATGTTGTTGACATCCAGCAGCAGTTTGCAATCCGCCTCCTGCAGTATTGCATTGATAAACTCGATTTCCTCGATTTCCTTGCCTGGCGCGGCGTAGTAGGAGACGTTTTCGATCGCGATTTGCCGATCGAGAATATCCTGGGTACGCCTGATACGGTCAGCAACGTAGGAGACGGCCTCCGTGGTAAACGGGATCGGCATCAGGTCATACAGGTGCCCGTCATCCGTGCAGTAACTGAGGTGCTCGGTGTAGGCGCGAATCCCGTGATCGTCGAGAAAGCCCTTCAGCCGCAGCAGGAACTCTTCGTCCAGCGGTGACGGCCCGCCCAGTGACAGGGACAGCCCATGACTGACAAAGGGAAAGCGCTCGGTGAAATAGCGAAACTTCCGTCCGAGGGAGCCGCCGACACCGATCCAGTTTTCCGGCGCGACTTCGAGAAAATCCACCTGGTCCGGAGGGTTCTCGCGTAGCGGCGTGAGCATGGTGCGGCGCAGTCCGATTCCTGCGCCATGGACCGGGTAGTCTGTGTCAGTCATCGTGTCTCCAGACGGCTGGGGTAGCAGACCGGCCGTAGCGCGATTCTATTACAACAACTGCTGTACCGCCCGCAGATAGGCCTGTTCGTCCGGCATCGAGCCGCTGCGTTGCGCCTCGATCAGCATTTCCGCCAGGCAATCGAGCATCCGATGCTCGGCCTGGTGCGCATCCCCCTCACGCAGGCTCAGCCGCTGCCAGGCGGCGCTGATGCCGGCCGGGCGATCCACGCTGAGCTGCTCGCGAATGCTTATGTGCATGGCCATGTGCAGGAACGGATTGGTCTGGCCCTGTTCGACCGTATAGTCCCGGTCAATGTCGCCAGCGCCCAGCAGCTTGTGATACTCGGGATGTTCAGCAATAACCGCAGCAATCACCTGCTCCATCGGCGCAAGGGGCATGCCTGCCTGCGTCTTCCGGTACGTGTCGACAAATACCTGGCGCATGTCGTTGCGATCGCCATACAGCATGGCGGCAGTATGCCGGATTGCAGACTCAGGCGGGCGTCTTGCGGCGATACTCGCACAAATCGGCTATTGCACAATCCGGGCAGTCCGGCTTGCGCGCTTTGCAGACATAGCGGCCATGCAGGATCAGCCAGTGGTGGCAATGCTGGCGAAACTGCTCCGGTACCAGCCGGAGCAGCCGCTTTTCCACCTCCAGTGGCGTCTTTCCCGGTGCAATGCCGGTACGGTTAGACACCCGGAAGATATGGGTATCGACCGCTATCGTCGGGTGGCCGAACGCGGTGTTCAGGACCACGTTGGCAGTCTTGCGGCCCACTCCCGGCAACGCCTCGAGAGCAGCGCGATCCTCCGGCACCTGGCCATCATGCTGCTCCAGAAGTATCCGGCAGGTGGCGATGATGTTTTTCGCTTTGCTGTTGTACAAACCGATGGTGCGGATATAGGGGGTGAGTCCGGCAACACCGAGGTCCAGGATTTTCTGCGGGGTATTGGCAACGGCAAACAGCTTTTCTGTCGCCTTGTTCACGCTGACATCGGTGGCCTGTGCTGACAGGATTACTGACACCAGGAGTTCGAACGGGTTGCTGTAAACCAGTTCGGTGGTCGGGTGTGGATCGGCAGCGCGCAGCCGCGAGAAAATTTCTGTGCGCTTGTCGCGGTTCACTCTGCTGTCGCTTGCGTCTCGGCGACCGGCAGGGCGGCTGCGATCTCTCGCCCCGCCAGCACATTGCGCAGTGCAATCAGCAGACCAACGATGATAAAAGCGCCTGGCGGCAATGCGGCGATGATAAATCCGCTGTCGAACAACTGGATGGCTGCGCTGCGCCATGTCTCGCCAAACAGCATGTGCGCGTCCGCCAGGATGGAACCCCGGCCCACCATCTCCCGCACCGTCCCGGTCACCACCAGCACCAGCATGAATCCGGCTCCCGTCATCAGGCCGTCCAGCGCGGCACGCAACGGGTCGGTGCGCGAGGCGAAGACTTCGGCCCGCGCCAGTATTGCGCAGTTGCTGACAATGAGCGGCACAAAAATACCCAGCTCGCGATGCAGTTCGAAAAACCTGGCGTGCATGAAAAGGTCGACCAGGGTTACCAGGCCGGCGATGACCAGGACAAACAGTGCAATACGGGTTTCAGGCCTTAGCACCGGTCGCGCAAGCGAGGCAAAGACGTTTGACAGCAGCAATACGGCCATTGTGGCGACACCCAGGCCGATAGCGTTGACAGTGGTGGTGGTTACTGCCAGCAGCGGGCACAGGCCCAGCATCTGTACCTGACCGGAATTGTTGCGCCACAGCCCGTCCCGGATGATGTCTGTTAGCGGTTTTGTCATCATGTTGAGGGAGTCTCTGCGAACAGCTGCTCGCGATTGGCCTGGAAGTATAGTAGTGCGTCGCGTACCGCCCTGACCACCGCACGCGGCGTGATGGTTGCGCCGGTAAACTGGTCGAATTTACCGCCATCGCTCTTTACTGCCCATTCCTGCACCGGCGGATTGCCTAACGCCTTTCCGTCGAAGGTCAGAATCCAGTTGGAGCGCCGGGTGTCGATCTGATCGCCCAGTCCCGGCGTCTCACGGTGTTCGACCGCCCGCACGCCGGCAACCGTGCCGTCGTGGTTTATGCCGACCAGTAGCTGGATGGCGCCACTGTAACCTTGTGGTGCCACCACGCGCATGATTAATGCGACCGGCATGCCATTGCTGCGTGCGCGGTAAACCGTCACTGGCTCTTCACTGCCCAGCAACTCGGGGTCCAGCGCCTGCGTGGTGTCATCGAACAGCGAGTTGTCGTAGCGCTCCGCCGGCACAATTTCGTGCAGAACACGCAGCCGGTAGTTACGCTCATTGAGTGCTATTTCCGCCGCAGTCTGTTGCCAGGTCAGCGCTGCTGCCGCTGCGACTATCGCTGCCAGTATCAGCAGCGCTACCAGACCCGGCCAGCTGGCGCCTTTAGTCATCGCGCGCTCCATACGGTTTCGGTATCGTGAAATAGTCAATCGCAGGTACGGCCACGTTCATGATCAACACGGCAAAGGCAATGCCGTCGGGGTATGCCGCCCAGGTGCGGATGATGTAAGCAATCACGCCGATACCAAAACCGTAGATCAGCCGGCCGCGCAGGCTGGTGGCTGCCGAGACCGGGTCAGTCGCGATAAAAAAAGCGCCCAGCATTGTTGCGCCAGTAGTCAGGTGAAACAGCGGAGACGGATTGCGGTCCGCATCAGCAAGGTAGAAAAGCGTCGCCATCAACGCCAGTCCGGCGATAACAGCGAGCGGAATATGCCAGCGGATAATGCCGCGCGCCAGCATATAGATACCGCCCGCAGCAACGGCAAGATTGATCCACAGCCAGGCACCGACGATTGATCCATGCATGGTGGGATTGGCGTTTATTTCGCTCATCGTCATCGCGCGGCTCAGGTCGCTCTGCACCTGGTCGAGCGGTGTTGCCGAAGTGATCGCATCCCAGCCGGCAGCCGGGGGCGTTGACGCGAATATCGCCGCCAGTGTCTGACCGACACTGAGTCCGTCGCCAGCACCGCGTGGCGCAATCCACAGATCTGCCATCTCCGTCGGAAAAGCTATCAACAGCAGAACATAGCCGGCCATCGCGGGATTGAAGGGATTAAAGCCGAGGCCGCCGTACAGATGTTTGGCAAACACAATGGCAAACAGGGTGCCGGTCACCGTAACGTACCAGGGTGTCAGCGACGGCAGCGCGAACGCCAATAGAGCAGCGGTAACTACCGCGCTGTAGTCAGACAGATACAGGCGAACGTCGCGCCGGCGCAGCCGCAATATGGCAGCTTCACTGGCGAGCGCAACGGCACACGCAATGGCCACGTTAACGATAAGACCGGCGCCAAAGTACCAGGTGTAGACAACCACCGCGGGTATCAGCGCATAGAGCACTTCGCGCATCACCTGCGGCACGGGGCGCGCGGAGATGATGTGCGGAGCCGGCTCGACCTGGAATTTCATTGCGTCTCGGTACGGTCGCGCCGCGCCTCTTTCTGCCTGACCCGTGTCATGACATCGGTAATTACCTTGCGGCGCTTGTGTATATCAGCTGCGGCTGCGGCCTTGCGTTTCTTCGCGGCAATACGCGCGGCCCTGTCCTGCGCAGCATCTGCCAGGCGCCGGTTGCGATCCTCATAGCGTTGTCGCGCCAGGGCGGCCCGCTCGCGGTCGGCATCCTGCACGGCAATTTCGGCTTTGGCAAAACGGAAATGCTGTGCCAGCCGAATATTGCTCGGACAGACATAGTCGCAGCAACCGCATTCGATGCAGTCGAATATGTTATAGCGCTCAAGTTTTTCCAGATCGTGTGAACCGGCGTGCCAGTACAGCTGCTGCGGCAGCAGCCGGGACGGGCAAACCCGTGCGCACTCACCGCAGCGGATGCATGGTCGTATGTCTTTTGACGAGCGTCCCTGGTCAGCCGTCATGGCCAGGATCGAGTTACAAGCCTTGACGACCGGGATATTGTCATCGCCCACTGCGAAACCCATCATGGCGCCGCCAACGACCAGGCGATCCACATCGCTGGTATAACCGCCGCACAGCTCGACAAGGCTGCTGACCGGGGTTCCGAGCCGGGCAATAATGTTTGCGGGGCGGGCGATCGCATCGCCGCACACCGATACGATGCGCTCAGTCAACGGCCGGCCAGTGGTGACGGCAGTGTTTATTGCCGCGGCGGTAGCGACATTGAGGCAGACGAAGCCGATATCGAGCGGCAGACCGCGGCTGGGCACTTCGCGACCGCTGAGCGCCTGGATCAGCTGTCTTTCCGATCCTTCCGGGTAGATAGCCGGCACCCGGACCACCTCGAAGCGATCATCATCGAATTCCTCTACCGCCAGACGCAGGGCAGCTTCGCTTTCCGGTTTGTCCTCCTCGATGCCGATAATGCAGCGGTTGACCTGCAGGATATGCAGCACTATCCGGGCTCCGGCAATGATGTCGGTGGCGTAGCGACGCATCAGCGCTTCATCGCAACTGATTTGCGGGTCGCATTCAGCACCGTTAAGGATCAGCGTGTGGACGTTGATATCGGCGCGTGCTGTCAGCTTGGTGGACGTCGGGAAAACGGCGCCACCGAGTCCGACTATGCCGGCCTCGCGGACCCGTTGCCTGACCCGCACGGGATCTTCGGTGTGGTAGTCGCCGACTACCGGATGTAGCTCACACCATTCATCTTTGCCATCCGCCTCGATCGTAATACACGGTGCGCTGAGTCCGGACGGATGCGGCACGGGCTGCTCATCAATGGCGATTACCGTGCCGGATGTAGTGGCATGAATGTTGGCACTGATAAAGCCATCGGCAACGGCAATCTGCTGGCCACGCAGCACGCGCTGGCCGGGCTTGACGCAGGGGATCGCCGGTAAGCCGGCATGCTGTGTGAGTGGTAGCACCACGTGTGGCGGTGGTGGCGCGGTCTCCAACGGTTGTCCGGCGAGCTCGTGTTTGTCAGTCGGCAGATACAGTCCGCCGTAAAAACCCGACGGCCTGCGCGTTGGCGTCAGCACGTCTCCGACGGGGGCCTCGTCGAGGTCCAGCAGGTTAGCTTTCGCCTGATCCTGGTTCATGACAGCTGATCGAGCCGCGCCTCGGGTTCACGTCGCGGTCGTGGCCGTTTCCATGCGCGCAGCCCGCTCACGGCAGGTTCCATGGCAATGCAATCTACGGGACAGACAGGGACGCACAGGGTGCAGCCGGTACACTCCTGGGCGATGACCGTGTGCATCATTTTTCGTGCGCCGATAATGGCATCGACCGGACAGGCCAGAATGCACTTTTTGCAGCCGATACAGGCGGACTCATCAATCAGCGCAATTTCCCGGGGTTTAGTGCTGCCAAATTGCGGGTCAAGCGGCAGCGGTGCTCGACCGAGAAGTTTTGCCAGTTCGCGTATGGTGATCTCGCCGCCAGGCGGGCAGCGGTTGATTTTGGCATCGCCACGAAAGACTGCCTCGGCATACGGGCGACAGCCCGGGTAGCCGCACTGGCCGCATTGCGTTTGTGGCAGCAACTGGTCTATTGCATCAGTTACCGGGCTGCCCTGCGGGCGCAGCACGCGCGTCACGAGCATCAGAGCGAGGCCGATCAGCATCGCGATGCCAACCAGAAAGAGCATTGCAGCGGTCATCTCAGGTACTGATCAGCCCGGTGAATCCCATAAAAGCGAGTGACATTATCCCTGCCGTGATCATGGCTATGGCGGCGCCACGGAACGGACGAGGTACATCGGCCACGGCTACCCGTTCCCTGATCGCGGCGAACAGGACCAGCACAAGCGAAAACCCGGCGCCCGCGCCAAACCCGTAGAACACCGAATGCAGGAAACTGTGCGACTCCTGTGCGTTTAGCAGCACGATACCCAGGATTGCACAGTTGCTGGCCACCAGCGGCAGAAAAATTCCCAGCAGCTGGTGCAGCAAAGGATCGACCTTCAGCACCATAAGCTCGGTGAGTTTCGCCACCGCCGCGATAACAAGTATGAAAGTGATTATTCGCAGGTAGTCCAGGTCGAGCGGCAGAAGCACGTATCGCTCGACCAGAAAGGCGAGCGCTGCCGCAAGCGTCAAAACGAAAGTCGTGGCAAGTGACATGCCTATCGCGGTTTCCAGCTTGGCAGATGTACCAAATACCGGGCAAAGACCAAGAAAACGGGTCAGCACCAGGTTATTCACCAGCACTGCACCGACCAGAATCAGCAGTAAGTCGTTCATCGCACCCGCATGCCGGGCGTGGCGCCGCTGTCCGGGCTGACCAGGAATATCTCGCTGTCACCCGGGCCGGCAGCCAGCACCATGCCCTCGGACGTACCAAAACGCATCTTGCGTGGCTTGAGATTGGCCACGACCACGGTCAGGCGGCCCTCCAGCTGGTGTGGCTCATAGGCTGTGCGGATGCCGGCAAAAACCGTGCGTTGCCCGTCACCAATATCCAGCTGCAGCCGCAACAGCTTGTCGGCACCGTCAACCAGCTCGGCGCTGACGATCTTTGCAACGCGCAGGTCGACTTCCAGGAACTGGTCGATACTGATATCGCCGTCCTGTTTTTCCACCGGCGCGGATTTCGCTGCAGGCACGTCGTCAGTTTCGGTCGACAGCATTTTTTCTACCTGCTCGAGATCCATGCGCCTGATGATCGGCTTGAACTTGTTGACCGGGGCATCAAGCAACGGGGTACCGGCATCGGCCCAGGTCAACGGGGCGCTGGCAAACAACTCCTCGCTGGCGGCAGCAATGTCTGGCAACACCGGCTTCAAATAGACAATCAGCGTGCGATAAAGATTCATCCCCTGCGTGCAGACAGCGTGTACTTCCTGCTGCCGCGTTTGATCCTTTATGGCCTGCCAGGGCTTGTGCTCGTCAATGTAACGATTGGCCACGTCGGCCAGCGTCATGATGCGACGCATCGCCCTTGAATACTCGCGCGCTTCGTAAAGAGCTGCAATTTCGTCACCAGCTGCTGCAAATTGCTCGAACAGCTCGGGCGCTGGCAATTGTTCGGCCAGTCGGCCGTCGAATTTCCTGCTGATAAAGCCGGCACAGCGACTGGCGATGTTTACCAGCTTGCCGACGACGTCGGAGTTTACGCGCTGCACAAAGTCCTCGAGGTTGAGGTCTATATCGTCGACCCCTGACCCGAGCTTGGCTGCGTAGTAGTAGCGCAGGTACTCCGGTGAGAGGTTGTCGAGATACTGTCGTGCCGTTATGAACGTCCGGCGGCGCTTGGACATCTTTTGTCCGTTTACGGTGAGAAAACCATGCACATAAACAGAGGACGGAATACGAAACCCTGCACCGCGCAGTACGGCCGGCCAGAACAGGCAATGGAAGTAGACGATGTCCTTACCGATGAAGTGATAAACCTCGGTGTCGCTTCCAGGCGCCCAGAAGTCATCGAATTCCAGCTCCGGAGTGCGGTCGCAGAGATTTTTGAAGCTGGCCATATAGCCGACCGGGGCATCGAGCCAGACGTAGAAATAGTGATCGGGCAGTCCGGGAACGGCAAAGCCGAAGTAGGGCGCATCGCGCGAAATGTCCCAGTCCTGCAGGCCGGCATCGAACCATTCCTCCAGCTTGCGCGCGACGCTGTCGTGCAGCGTACCAACCCACTGGCGCAGCATCGGGGAAAAGTCCGCGAGGCGAAAAAACAGGTGTTCGGATTCGCGTTCGACCGGGGCAGTACCGGAAATAACTGACACGGCATCTTTCAGTTCTGCCGGGCTGTAAGTGGCGCCACACGATTCGCAGCTGTCGCCAAACTGATCGGGAGTATCGCAGTTGGGGCAGGTGCCGCGCACGTAACGATCCGGCAAAAACATGCCTTCTTTTTCATCGTATGCCTGGACGATGGTGCGCCGGTCAATGTGCCCATTCTGGTCCAGCGTGCGAAAAATATTCTCCATCAACTCGCGATTTTCATCGGAGTGGGTGGTGTGGTAGTTGTCGAAGCTGATGCCGAAGTCGTCGAAGTCGCGCTGGTGTTCTGCAAAAAATCGGGCGATCAGCTGTTCCGGCGTAATGCCCTCATCGCGCGCTGCGAGCATGATCGGGGTGCCGTGCGCGTCGTCTGCGCAGACAAATATGCACTGGTGGCCGCGCAGTCGCTGAAAACGCACCCAGATATCGCACTGGATGTGTTCGACCATATGCCCCAGGTGTAAGGAGCCATTGGCATAGGGCAGGGCCGTCGTGACCAGGATGCGGCGGTTTTCGCTCATAAATGACACCAGCACCGCATGATGCGGCGCAGCGATTATGCCATGCCGCGCAGGTTTATGCCGCTGTAGCTCAGGCTGCGCCGGGCGGCGCGTAGTCCTTGAAATTCTGCTTGTTGAAGGCTTTCTCGTAGGCAGCTTCGCCGGTGATCATGCGTTGCTGTACCAGCCGTTTCAGCGCCGAGTCCATGGTCTGCATACCGGACTGGGCACCGGCCTGCATAGTCGTTTCGAGCTGGTCGAGTTTGCCCTGCCGTATCAGGTTGGCGACCGCCGAGTTGTTGACCAGGATTTCCAGCGCGGCAATACGTCCGCCGCCATCTTTCTTGCGGATCAGCTGCTGCGAAATAACGCCACGCAGTGATGTGGAGATCATCGATCGTATATGGGCCTGCTTGTCGGACGGAAAGGTGTTGACGATGCGGTCGATTGTCGGCGGCGCGCCATTCGTGTGCAGCGTACCCATCACAAGTATGCCGGTTTCGGCTGCCGTTACCGCGATGCTCATGGTTTCCAGGTCGCGCATTTCGCCCACCAGGATTACATCGGGGTCTTCGCGTAACGCCGAATGCAGCGCGGCGGCAAAACTCGGTGTGTGGACGCCCACTTCACGCTGGCTGATCAGGCACTGTTTGCGGTCGTGGGTGAACTCGATCGGGTCCTCGATGGTAACGATATGGCCCTTTTTCGTCGTATTGATGTGGTCGATCATTGCGGCCAGCGTGGTGGATTTGCCCGACCCGGTCTTGCCGGTCACAAGGATCAGCCCCTGCGGGTGCTTGCACAGGTCGCGGGCAACGCGTGGCATCTTGAGCTCGTCGAGCGTCAGCGCGGTTTCGGGTATTGCCCGGAACACTGCGCCAAGGCCGTTGAGGTGACGCAGCACGTTTACGCGAAAACGACCCTTTCCGGGTAGCTCGTAGGCAAAATCCGCGCCTTCGTGTTCCTCAAGTTCCTTGCGTGCCTTTGGCGTCATGATGGTATCGAGCGACTGACGCACTTTTTCTGCATCCAGCCGATGCTCGGTCAGCGGCTGCAGTTCGCCGTATTGCCGTATGCGCGGCGGGTCGCCAGCCATGTAGTGCAGGTCGGAAGCTTCCCGCTCCAGCGTCATGGTCAGCAGATCGCTGATTGTCGCCATCAGCCGGCCACCGTGCCCTTGTCGGCACCGGGTCCACCGGCCAGGTCCTCGTCCGTGACAAAGCGACGAAACGGCTGCTTGTCGCTGGCGTACGAATAGGCATCGTTTGGATCGATCTCTTTGCGCTGTACGGCATCGAGCAGGGCCTGGTCGAGCTGTTGCATGCCCAGGTGGCGACCGGTTTGCAGCTGGGACGGTATCTGGTGGGTCTGCTCGGTCGATATAAGCTTGCCGATTGCGCGTGTCATTACCATGATCTCAAGTACTGCCTTGCGGCCACGCATGTCGGCCGTCTTGCACAGTACCTGCGAGATCACGGCATTCAGGTTGGTCGACAGGAAGCTCTTGGTTTGCTCGCGCAGGTCGCTGGGTAACGCATCGATGATGCGGTCGATACTTTTTACTGCGCCAGTCGTATGCAGTGTGCCGAGCACCAGGTGACCGGTTTCGGCTGCCGTCATTGCCATCGATATGGTCTCGGCATCACGCATTTCGCCGACCAGGATGACGTCCGGATCTTCACGCAGCGCCGCACGCAGCCCGTCAGCAAAGCTTTCCAGGTGTGTGCCAAGTTCGCGTTGCACAACCTGTGATTTCTTGCTCGGATGCACGAATTCAATCGGGTCTTCCAGGCTGATGATATTCATCGCCTTGCTGGTATTGATGTAATCGAGCATCGACGCGAGCGTAGTAGATTTACCGGTACCGGTTGCCCCGGTGACCAGGATCATGCCCTGGTGATACTCGGTCAGGTCCCTGATGACGGGTGGCAAGCCGAGCTTTTCCAGATTCGGGATTTCCGTCGGGATGTAACGAAAGGTTGCCCCCACGCCGGTTGCCTTGCGGTAAAGGTTGACGCGGAATCTCGCGCCGTCCTCGGTCACATAGGAAAAATCGAGGTCGTTGCCGCCGCCAAACCTGTTCTGCTGATTCTGCGTGAGGATCTCGTTGACGTAGCTCTCCAGCTCGGTTCCCGAGAGGTCG containing:
- a CDS encoding DUF1841 family protein, which produces MLYGDRNDMRQVFVDTYRKTQAGMPLAPMEQVIAAVIAEHPEYHKLLGAGDIDRDYTVEQGQTNPFLHMAMHISIREQLSVDRPAGISAAWQRLSLREGDAHQAEHRMLDCLAEMLIEAQRSGSMPDEQAYLRAVQQLL
- a CDS encoding electron transport complex subunit E, which translates into the protein MTKPLTDIIRDGLWRNNSGQVQMLGLCPLLAVTTTTVNAIGLGVATMAVLLLSNVFASLARPVLRPETRIALFVLVIAGLVTLVDLFMHARFFELHRELGIFVPLIVSNCAILARAEVFASRTDPLRAALDGLMTGAGFMLVLVVTGTVREMVGRGSILADAHMLFGETWRSAAIQLFDSGFIIAALPPGAFIIVGLLIALRNVLAGREIAAALPVAETQATAE
- a CDS encoding FMN-binding glutamate synthase family protein translates to MEPMGFVFRTLQIMAGLFILVVGVALLAIIVMYVIDRTQKKHAIRRNFPVIGRFRYWFEHLGEFFRQYFFALDREEMPFNRAERSWVYRAAKNVDNTVAFGSTRDMKPLGSIMFVNCPYPTLDKDAASPASMVIGANCKHPYDAPSFFNISAMSYGALSTPAVRALSHGANKAGIWLNTGEGGLAPVHLESGCDVVFQIGTAKYGVRDADGNLSDDKLREAAAHEQVRMIELKLSQGAKPGKGGILPGEKVNKTIAAIRGIPVGEDSISPNRHVEIDSTADLLDMIARIRRVTGKPVGFKAVIGAYGWLEEMCEEIHLRGRDSAPDFITVDSADGGTGAAPMSLIDFMGLPIRESLPMVVDIINRYELNDRIPVIASGKLVTPAQVAWALCAGADFVVSARGFMFALGCIQAMQCNKNTCPTGITTHDKRLQAGLDSQDKAVRVGQYAKNMIHEVGVIAHSCGVSEPRQLRRMHCRIVGEDGKSVPLNELYPDVMPSNQVSAA
- a CDS encoding DoxX family protein, with translation MHRLNDTVVDWLNRFDWLGPLALRLYLAPVFWVAGMNKVGGFENVVNWFGNDDWGLGLPFPGLMAFLATATEVAGGVLLLLGLATRWISIPLIATMIVAMGTVHLENGWQAVHDAQSPYASKYTFGIEADDAGEASKRLDRAKDILRDNANYEWLTEKGSFVVSNSGVEWAVTYLVMLLALLFTGAGRISLDHLLSRSRRE
- a CDS encoding DUF692 domain-containing protein, with amino-acid sequence MTDTDYPVHGAGIGLRRTMLTPLRENPPDQVDFLEVAPENWIGVGGSLGRKFRYFTERFPFVSHGLSLSLGGPSPLDEEFLLRLKGFLDDHGIRAYTEHLSYCTDDGHLYDLMPIPFTTEAVSYVADRIRRTQDILDRQIAIENVSYYAAPGKEIEEIEFINAILQEADCKLLLDVNNIYVNSINHGYDAEEFLRAMPADRIMYLHVAGHFVEAEDLRVDTHGSDVCDPVWSLLAAAYDEFGVIPTLLERDFNIPPLPELMQEVDIIRDLQEKQRVKETTPEATIDVG
- a CDS encoding DUF2063 domain-containing protein, which encodes MSDKPQFQQLQYEFAAHIRDPQGNPAPAGIEDRRLAIYRELFYNNVQSLLAGTFPILRKVLSDSHWHRLLRKYFAKHQSHTPLFLEMPQEFITYLQEEHELADDEPAFMLELAHYEWSELAVAILEVEPDMEAVDPRGDLIEGVPVISPTSWSLAYTYPVHRISPDFMPDEPGEDATFLVVYRDQGDKIGFLEINAVTARLIELIERQEARTGCELLSQIAGEIGHEDATAIIDAGRDILERLHRHDVILGTVKS
- the nth gene encoding endonuclease III produces the protein MNRDKRTEIFSRLRAADPHPTTELVYSNPFELLVSVILSAQATDVSVNKATEKLFAVANTPQKILDLGVAGLTPYIRTIGLYNSKAKNIIATCRILLEQHDGQVPEDRAALEALPGVGRKTANVVLNTAFGHPTIAVDTHIFRVSNRTGIAPGKTPLEVEKRLLRLVPEQFRQHCHHWLILHGRYVCKARKPDCPDCAIADLCEYRRKTPA